ATCATATTTAGATTTGATAACCTCTGTTAGTTTTTTACCATCAAAAACATCACTTGCTGTTAATGTTCCTTCTACGTAATACCAATCCTTATCATAAATTGAAGGGGAATTTAAGGAAACTCCAAAATTCAATTCTTTGGTTTTTAAATTTAGGGTGAACGTTTCAAGGTCTTTTTCAACATCATTGTATAACTTGTCTAAATGTAAACTCAAGTTATACTCCTTGTTACTTTCTAATTTTGATTCTGGTATAAACGATAAAATATTATCTTCTAAAATCACTTTACCTTTAACTTTTGGTGATAGAGAAATTACATCATCCAAAACCTTATCTACATCAACTTCTTTATTCAAATAAAATTTAAGATTAGGAACTACTGAAATAGACTTTTGCGGATAAACACTGATGTAATTACTAAATGCATTAACATCACTTTCTACTTTTTCTTTTTTCTTACAACTGATAATTGTAACAAACACAATTAGTAGACTATAAATAAGTTTTTTCATGGTTAAAGGTTTCTTTTTCTATGAGTTGAATTCCAAAATTAACAAAATACTCGACAAATAGGACTGAGATTTACTATTTTTGTCCACTATTTTACAACGAGCGATTTTAAAATTATGTTAGGATTAAAATTTGAAACTGAAACTTCTTGGGTAGATGTTGCTAGTAACGGTTTAGAACAATTATTAACTGATCATGCTTTTGCAGAAATAAAGGCCTCTGGAAATGCAACTTCTATTATTATAAATTACTCCGAAGAAACTGAATTGGTTAAAGACATGAGTGATATTGCCATCGAGGAAATGGAACATTTTAGAATGGTACATAATGTAATGATCGAAAGAGGAATGGTTTTAGGTCAAGCAACAAAGAATGATTACGCTTTAAATCTTCAGAAGTTTTTCCCAAAAGTTCATGATAGAAAAGAAGCTCTTGTGCATCGTTTATTAGTTGCTGCTCTTATTGAAGCAAGAAGTTGTGAACGTTTTAAGGTTTTTGCTGACAATATGAAAGATGAGCAATTATCTAAATTTTATACTGACTTAATGATTTCAGAAGCAAATCATTACACATTATTTTTAGGATATGCTAGAAAGTATATGGATAGAGAAATAGTTGATAAAAAATGGAATGATTTATTAGCTTTTGAAGCTGAAATGATGAAAAACAGAGGTACTTTAGCTAAAGTACATGGATAATGTTCAATAATCATTGAACGATTATCAATAGTCAATTTGAACTGATAACTAAGATTAATGTTTTCTAAAGAAGAATCAGCACGTATACGTAAAGAGTTTTGGACGAGTTTTGGAAAATCTTTTCCAAGAAAGTGGTTGTTGTACAATACTAAAATAAAAGGGTTTTCCTTTAAGTTTCAAGCTGATAGAAAAAAGGCTTTTGTTTGTTTAGATCTTGAGCATCCTGATGAAGTTGCTAATGAATTATTATACGATCAATTATTAGCTTTACAACAAATTCTTGAAACAGAATATTTACCAGAAGTTATCTTTGATGATGCCCACCAATTAGAAAGTGGAAAATATATTCGTCGTATTTACGTTTTACACGATACAAAGTTTAGTATTCATAATAAAAATACTTGGAGAGATTGTTACGAGTTCTTTGTAGAAACTATGAATCAATTCGAACTATTTTACTATGAATATGAAGACTTTATAAAACAAGCAATTTAAATCCCCTTAATATGAAATGCATTAAAAACATTTTCTTCATCTGTTTAGTTGTACTAATTGCAGGATGTAGTTCTGACTCTGAAAATGAAGGAATCTTAGCTGACAACACTTCAGCTACTTCTTATGAAAAAGAAATTCTGGATTTAATTAACAATCATAGAACTAGCAATGGCTTATCTAAACTTGAAATTTTAGATATCATAAA
This genomic window from Tenacibaculum sp. 190524A05c contains:
- a CDS encoding tRNA-(ms[2]io[6]A)-hydroxylase, whose product is MLGLKFETETSWVDVASNGLEQLLTDHAFAEIKASGNATSIIINYSEETELVKDMSDIAIEEMEHFRMVHNVMIERGMVLGQATKNDYALNLQKFFPKVHDRKEALVHRLLVAALIEARSCERFKVFADNMKDEQLSKFYTDLMISEANHYTLFLGYARKYMDREIVDKKWNDLLAFEAEMMKNRGTLAKVHG
- a CDS encoding DUF4268 domain-containing protein; the protein is MFSKEESARIRKEFWTSFGKSFPRKWLLYNTKIKGFSFKFQADRKKAFVCLDLEHPDEVANELLYDQLLALQQILETEYLPEVIFDDAHQLESGKYIRRIYVLHDTKFSIHNKNTWRDCYEFFVETMNQFELFYYEYEDFIKQAI